A single region of the Apodemus sylvaticus chromosome 7, mApoSyl1.1, whole genome shotgun sequence genome encodes:
- the Izumo1r gene encoding sperm-egg fusion protein Juno — MAQWWQILLGLWTVLPTSVGDRLLNICMNSKRHKQEPGPEGELYLECMPWKDNACCTPATSWEAHHDEALLFNFSVTHCGLLTPGCRKHFIQAICFHECSPNLGPWIQPVVPNRQEEQRVWGAPLCREDCEEWWEACRSSSTCKSDWSQGKNRCPAHAPCLPFSYYFPTPNDLCEKIWNNTFKASPERRNSGRCLQKWFEPTRDNPNVEVALHFASSALAPQLPYTLTAFSLCLLLHS; from the exons ATGGCACAGTGGTGGCAGATCCTCCTGGGGTTGTGGACAGTCCTGCCCACCTCGGTGGGGGACAGGCTGCTCAACATCTGCATGAATTCCAAGCGCCACAAGCAAGAGCCTGGCCCCGAAGGCGAGCTCTACCTAGAG TGCATGCCTTGGAAGGACAACGCCTGCTGCACGCCCGCCACGAGCTGGGAAGCCCACCATGATGAGGCCTTGCTCTTTAACTTCAGCGTGACGCACTGTGGACTGCTGACTCCCGGCTGCCGTAAGCACTTCATCCAGGCCATCTGCTTCCACGAGTGTTCCCCCAACCTGGGGCCTTGGATCCAGCCG GTGGTCCCAAACAGGCAGGAAGAGCAGCGGGTCTGGGGCGCACCGCTGTGCCGGGAGGATTGTGAGGAATGGTGGGAAGCCTGCCGCTCATCCAGCACTTGTAAATCCGACTGGAGTCAGG GGAAGAACCGCTGTCCAGCACATGCgccctgtctccctttctcctaTTACTTCCCCACCCCTAATGACCTGTGTGAGAAGATCTGGAACAACACATTCAAGGCCAGTCCTGAGCGCAGGAATAGTGGGCGCTGTCTGCAGAAGTGGTTTGAGCCCACCCGCGACAACCCCAACGTGGAAGTGGCCCTCCACTTTGCCAGCTCTGCCTTAGCCCCACAACTCCCTTACACCCTCACAGCCTTCTCTCTGTGCCTGTTGCTCCATTCCTGA